In Amaranthus tricolor cultivar Red isolate AtriRed21 chromosome 3, ASM2621246v1, whole genome shotgun sequence, a single window of DNA contains:
- the LOC130807832 gene encoding isovalerate--CoA ligase CCL2-like — translation MLITKVDMSLHLQSHSFSTLNITRSPTLRFDAFATLQRRSNNLLGVRSVNKIVALSSSGAEEQESYWKSIDGLIRCPANYAPLSPITFIDRSAKVSPDRTSVVYDDTTFTWSETRQRCLKLASALSSTLAISPGHLVAILAPNVPAMYELHFASPMAGAILCALNTRLNSSTISTLLAHCQAKVLFVDYQLLSIASEAIHLLSKSGAKPPLIVLITDSNSKEHKNFHYDYEYEDLLSNGDAHFQPQLPKNEWDPISVNYTSGTTSRPKGVVYSHRGSYLNAISTFLLHEMSTFPTYLWTVPMFHCNGWCLPWGVAAQGGTNICIRKVTPKAIFDNIVQHNVTHMSAAPTVLNMIVNCPVADRRTLTNKVRVLTGGSPPPPQILSKMEQLGFEVSHLYGLTETYGPGTYCVWKPEWDCLAPDEKSRMKARQGVQHLGLQDVDVRDPVTMESVPADGKTMGEVMFKGNTVMSGYLNDLKATEAAFKGGWFHSGDIAIKHPDNYIEVKDRLKDVIISGGENISTVEVETVLYSHPGILEAAVVARPDKHWGETPCAFVTMKEGHEADEQEIIKFCRDQLPHYMTPKSVVFEELPKTATGKIQKFVLREKAMNMGSLS, via the exons ATGTTAATAACTAAAGTTGACATGTCTCTTCACCTCCAATCTCATAGCTTTTCAACTCTCAACATAACTCGCTCACCCACTCTAAGATTTGATGCTTTTGCAACTCTACAAAG GCGATCAAATAATTTATTAGGTGTTCGTTCAGTTAATAAGATAGTAGCATTATCAAGTAGCGGAGCAGAAGAGCAAGAATCATATTGGAAGAGTATAGATGGGCTAATAAGATGTCCGGCCAACTATGCCCCTTTGTCGCCGATCACATTTATTGATAGGTCAGCCAAGGTATCTCCTGATCGAACATCCGTGGTGTACGATGACACCACCTTTACTTGGTCTGAAACTCGTCAACGCTGCCTCAAACTCGCTTCTGCTCTTTCCTCTACTCTTGCCATTTCTCCTGGCCATCTC GTTGCAATACTAGCTCCAAATGTGCCTGCAATGTACGAGCTACATTTTGCATCTCCAATGGCTGGAGCCATTCTTTGTGCTCTTAACACACGTCTTAATTCATCCACCATTTCCACACTCCTTGCTCATTGCCAAGCTAAGGTCTTATTTGTGGACTATCAATTACTCAGCATTGCTTCAGAAGCCATCCATCTGTTGTCTAAATCGGGTGCAAAACCACCATTAATCGTGCTTATCACAGATTCCAACTCGAAGGAGCATAAAAACTTTCATTATGATTATGAATATGAGGACCTTCTAAGCAATGGAGATGCACATTTTCAGCCCCAATTACCCAAAAATGAGTGGGATCcaattagtgttaattatacTTCTGGCACCACATCTAGGCCTAAAGGTGTTGTTTATAGTCACCGAGGTTCTTACCTTAACGCGATTTCTACCTTTTTGCTACATGAAATGAGTACTTTTCCGACTTATCTATGGACAGTCCCCATGTTCCATTGCAATGGATGGTGCCTTCCTTGGGGTGTAGCGGCCCAAGGGGGTACAAACATTTGTATTCGTAAGGTCACCCCAAAGGCTATTTTCGATAACATTGTCCAACACAATGTGACTCACATGAGTGCAGCTCCTACTGTTTTGAACATGATTGTGAACTGTCCTGTTGCTGATCGGAGGACGCTTACTAACAAGGTGAGAGTGCTTACTGGTGGATCGCCTCCTCCGCCTCAAATATTGTCGAAGATGGAACAATTGGGGTTTGAAGTATCTCATTTGTATGGACTTACTGAGACTTATGGTCCAGGGACTTACTGTGTTTGGAAGCCCGAGTGGGATTGTTTAGCTCCTGATGAAAAATCGAGAATGAAAGCGAGACAAGGTGTGCAACATCTTGGGTTACAGGATGTTGATGTTAGAGATCCTGTCACTATGGAAAGTGTTCCCGCTGATG GTAAAACAATGGGAGAAGTAATGTTCAAAGGAAACACAGTAATGAGTGGATACTTGAATGATTTGAAGGCAACAGAAGCAGCATTTAAAGGAGGCTGGTTTCATTCAGGTGATATTGCAATAAAACACCCAGACAATTACATAGAAGTCAAGGACAGATTAAAGGATGTTATAATATCTGGTGGAGAGAATATAAGTACAGTTGAGGTTGAGACAGTGCTTTACAGTCACCCGGGTATCCTTGAGGCTGCTGTTGTGGCAAGGCCCGATAAGCATTGGGGTGAGACACCATGTGCATTTGTCACGATGAAGGAAGGACACGAGGCAGACGAGCAAGAAATAATAAAGTTCTGCCGTGATCAATTGCCTCATTACATGACTCCTAAGAGTGTCGTTTTCGAGGAGCTCCCTAAGACAGCAACAGGAAAGATTCAGAAGTTTGTTCTTCGAGAAAAGGCGATGAATATGGGAAGCCTGTCCTAG